One Clostridiisalibacter paucivorans DSM 22131 DNA window includes the following coding sequences:
- a CDS encoding VRR-NUC domain-containing protein: protein MTEKYIEQKLVKAVKAMGGMALKFTSPGFDGVPDRIVLLPMARMAFVELKAPGKKMRPLQVRRKRQLEALGFLVYCIDGVDQIGGVLDEIQSS, encoded by the coding sequence ATGACTGAAAAATATATAGAGCAAAAACTAGTAAAAGCAGTAAAAGCTATGGGAGGTATGGCCCTTAAATTCACTAGTCCAGGGTTTGATGGTGTGCCAGATAGGATTGTACTTCTTCCCATGGCAAGAATGGCCTTTGTTGAATTAAAAGCACCGGGTAAAAAGATGCGGCCTCTGCAGGTAAGACGAAAAAGGCAACTGGAAGCGTTAGGTTTTTTGGTCTACTGCATTGATGGTGTAGATCAGATTGGAGGGGTGCTTGATGAAATACAATCCTCATGA